A part of Escherichia marmotae genomic DNA contains:
- the rsxC gene encoding electron transport complex subunit RsxC, producing MFKLFSAFKKNKIWDFNGGIHPPEMKTQSNGTPLRQVPLAQRFVIPLKQHIGAEGELCVSVGDKVLRGQPLTRGRGKMLPVHAPTSGTVTAIAPHSTAHPSALAELSVIIDADGEDCWIPRDGWSDYRSRSREELIERIHQFGVAGLGGAGFPTGVKLQGGGNKIETLIINAAECEPYITADDRLMQDCAAQVVEGIRILAHILQPREILIGIEDNKPQAISMLRAVLADSRDIALRVIPTKYPSGGAKQLTYILTGKQVPHGGRSSDIGVLMQNVGTAYAVKRAVIDGEPITERVVTLTGEAIARPGNVWARLGTPVRHLLDDAGFRPSADQMVIMGGPLMGFTLPWLDVPVVKITNCLLAPSASELGEPQEEQSCIRCSACADACPADLLPQQLYWFSKGQQHDKATAHNIADCIECGACAWVCPSNIPLVQYFRQEKAEIAAIRQEEKRAAEAKARFEARQARLEREKAARLERHKSAAVQPAAKDKDAIAAALARVKEKQAQATQPIVIKAGERPDNSAIIAAREARKAQARAKQAELQQINDATTVADPRKAAVEAAIARAKARKLEQQQANAEPEEQVDPRKAAVEAAIARAKARKLEQQQANAEPEEQVDPRKAAVEAAIARAKARKLEQQQTNAEPEEQVDPRKAAVEAAIARAKARKLEQQQANAESEEQVDPRKAAVAAAIARVQAKKAAQQKVVNED from the coding sequence ATGTTTAAGTTATTTTCTGCTTTCAAAAAAAATAAAATCTGGGACTTCAACGGCGGTATTCATCCACCAGAAATGAAAACCCAGTCCAACGGTACGCCTCTACGCCAGGTGCCACTGGCGCAACGATTTGTCATTCCGCTGAAGCAACATATTGGCGCTGAAGGTGAGCTGTGTGTTAGCGTCGGGGATAAAGTGCTGCGCGGTCAGCCACTCACTCGCGGTCGCGGCAAAATGCTGCCGGTTCACGCACCAACCTCCGGCACCGTTACAGCTATTGCCCCCCACTCTACGGCTCATCCTTCAGCATTAGCTGAATTAAGCGTGATTATTGATGCTGATGGTGAAGACTGCTGGATCCCACGTGACGGCTGGAGCGATTACCGCTCACGTAGCCGGGAAGAGTTAATTGAACGTATTCATCAGTTTGGCGTCGCCGGGCTGGGGGGGGCGGGCTTCCCTACGGGTGTTAAATTGCAGGGTGGCGGCAATAAAATCGAAACCTTGATTATCAATGCTGCCGAGTGCGAACCATATATTACCGCCGATGACCGTCTGATGCAGGATTGCGCCGCTCAGGTGGTGGAAGGCATTCGCATTCTTGCGCATATCCTACAGCCGCGCGAAATTCTTATCGGTATTGAAGATAACAAACCACAGGCAATTTCCATGCTGCGCGCAGTGCTGGCAGACTCCCGCGATATCGCTCTACGGGTTATTCCAACTAAATATCCTTCCGGCGGTGCCAAACAGTTAACGTACATCCTGACCGGGAAGCAGGTGCCACACGGCGGCCGTTCATCAGATATCGGTGTGTTAATGCAAAACGTCGGCACCGCTTACGCGGTGAAACGCGCTGTTATCGATGGCGAGCCCATTACCGAGCGCGTGGTGACGCTGACTGGTGAAGCCATTGCACGTCCGGGCAACGTCTGGGCGCGACTGGGTACACCTGTGCGTCATTTATTGGATGATGCCGGATTCCGTCCTTCTGCTGATCAAATGGTGATTATGGGCGGCCCGCTAATGGGCTTTACATTGCCGTGGCTGGATGTGCCGGTCGTCAAAATCACTAACTGCCTGCTGGCACCGTCGGCCAGTGAACTCGGTGAACCGCAGGAAGAACAAAGCTGCATCCGCTGTAGCGCCTGTGCTGACGCCTGCCCTGCCGATCTTCTGCCGCAACAGTTGTACTGGTTCAGCAAAGGTCAGCAGCACGATAAAGCCACCGCGCACAACATTGCCGACTGTATTGAATGTGGGGCCTGCGCCTGGGTTTGCCCGAGCAACATTCCACTGGTGCAATATTTCCGTCAGGAAAAAGCAGAAATTGCCGCCATTCGTCAGGAAGAGAAACGCGCCGCAGAAGCAAAAGCGCGTTTTGAAGCCCGTCAGGCACGTCTGGAGCGCGAAAAAGCCGCGCGTCTTGAACGACATAAGAGCGCGGCGGTACAACCTGCAGCCAAAGACAAAGACGCGATTGCTGCCGCACTGGCACGTGTGAAAGAGAAGCAGGCCCAGGCCACGCAGCCTATTGTGATCAAAGCTGGCGAACGTCCGGATAACAGCGCAATTATTGCAGCACGGGAAGCGCGTAAAGCGCAAGCCAGAGCGAAGCAGGCAGAATTACAACAGATCAACGACGCAACAACCGTTGCTGATCCGCGCAAGGCTGCCGTCGAGGCCGCTATTGCCCGCGCCAAAGCACGCAAACTGGAACAGCAGCAGGCTAACGCCGAGCCGGAAGAACAGGTTGATCCGCGCAAAGCTGCCGTCGAGGCCGCTATCGCCCGTGCCAAAGCGCGTAAACTAGAACAGCAGCAGGCTAACGCCGAGCCGGAAGAACAGGTTGATCCGCGCAAAGCGGCAGTCGAGGCCGCTATTGCTCGTGCCAAAGCACGAAAACTGGAACAGCAGCAGACTAACGCCGAGCCGGAAGAACAGGTTGATCCGCGCAAGGCTGCCGTCGAGGCCGCTATTGCCCGCGCCAAAGCGCGTAAACTGGAACAACAGCAGGCTAACGCCGAGTCAGAAGAACAGGTTGATCCGCGCAAAGCGGCAGTTGCCGCGGCTATTGCCCGCGTTCAGGCAAAAAAAGCCGCCCAGCAAAAGGTTGTAAACGAGGACTAA
- the rsxB gene encoding electron transport complex subunit RsxB — MNAIWIAVAAVSLLGLVFGAILGYASRRFAVEDDPVVEKIDEILPQSQCGQCGYPGCRPYAEAISCNGEKINRCAPGGEAVMLKIAELLNVEPQPLDGEAQELTPARMVAVIDENNCIGCTKCIQACPVDAIVGATRAMHTVMSDLCTGCNLCVDPCPTHCISLQPVAETPDSWKWDLNTIPVRIIPVEHHV; from the coding sequence ATGAATGCTATCTGGATTGCCGTTGCCGCCGTGAGCCTGCTGGGCCTGGTGTTTGGCGCCATTCTGGGTTATGCCTCCCGCCGTTTTGCGGTGGAAGACGATCCGGTCGTTGAGAAAATTGACGAAATTTTACCGCAAAGCCAGTGTGGTCAGTGCGGTTATCCAGGCTGTCGTCCGTATGCGGAAGCCATCAGTTGTAATGGCGAAAAAATCAACCGCTGCGCACCTGGTGGCGAAGCTGTGATGTTGAAAATTGCCGAGTTGCTTAATGTCGAGCCACAGCCGCTGGATGGCGAAGCGCAAGAGTTGACGCCTGCGCGCATGGTGGCAGTTATTGATGAAAATAACTGTATTGGCTGCACTAAGTGCATTCAGGCGTGTCCGGTAGACGCCATTGTTGGCGCTACCCGCGCAATGCATACAGTGATGAGCGATCTGTGCACGGGCTGCAATCTTTGCGTTGACCCATGCCCTACACACTGCATCTCCTTACAACCGGTCGCAGAAACGCCTGACTCCTGGAAATGGGATCTGAACACCATTCCCGTGCGCATCATTCCCGTGGAACACCATGTTTAA
- the rsxA gene encoding electron transport complex subunit RsxA yields MTDYLLLFVGTVLVNNFVLVKFLGLCPFMGVSKKLETAMGMGLATTFVMTLASICAWLIDTWILIPLNLIYLRTLAFILVIAVVVQFTEMVVRKTSPVLYRLLGIFLPLITTNCAVLGVALLNINLGHNFLQSALYGFSAAVGFSLVMVLFAAIRERLAVADVPAPFRGNAIALITAGLMSLAFMGFSGLVKL; encoded by the coding sequence ATGACTGACTACCTGTTACTGTTTGTCGGAACTGTACTGGTCAATAACTTTGTACTGGTCAAGTTTCTGGGGCTCTGTCCGTTTATGGGGGTTTCCAAAAAGCTGGAAACCGCGATGGGCATGGGGCTGGCAACAACATTTGTGATGACGCTGGCGTCTATTTGCGCCTGGCTTATCGACACGTGGATTTTAATCCCACTCAATCTGATTTACCTGCGCACCCTGGCGTTTATTCTGGTGATTGCCGTAGTCGTGCAGTTCACCGAGATGGTGGTGCGTAAAACCAGCCCGGTACTTTATCGGCTACTCGGGATTTTTCTGCCGCTTATCACCACCAACTGTGCGGTGCTCGGCGTAGCGTTGCTGAATATCAACCTCGGGCACAATTTCTTGCAGTCGGCGCTGTACGGTTTTTCTGCTGCTGTCGGCTTCTCGCTGGTGATGGTGCTTTTTGCCGCCATTCGCGAACGTCTTGCTGTGGCCGATGTTCCGGCCCCTTTTCGTGGTAATGCCATTGCGCTGATTACTGCGGGTCTTATGTCTCTGGCCTTTATGGGCTTTAGTGGTTTGGTGAAGTTGTAA
- a CDS encoding DUF2569 domain-containing protein — MTTTTPQRIGGWLLGPLAWLLVALLSTTLALLLYSAALSSPQTFKTLSEQSLTTQISWGVSFITAIAMWYYTLWLTIAFFKRRRCVPKHYIIWLLISVLLAVKAFAFSPVEDGVAVRQLLFTLLATALIVPYFKRSSRVKATFVNP; from the coding sequence ATGACCACCACAACGCCACAACGTATTGGAGGCTGGTTGCTTGGCCCGTTAGCCTGGCTGTTAGTTGCCTTACTGAGTACGACGCTGGCGCTGTTGCTGTACTCCGCAGCGTTATCTTCTCCTCAAACATTTAAAACGCTCAGTGAACAATCCCTGACAACGCAAATCTCATGGGGCGTTTCGTTTATTACCGCCATCGCTATGTGGTATTACACACTGTGGTTAACCATCGCTTTCTTTAAACGTCGGCGTTGTGTTCCTAAACATTATATTATCTGGCTACTGATTTCCGTATTACTGGCAGTTAAAGCCTTCGCGTTTTCTCCGGTTGAAGATGGTGTAGCCGTTCGCCAGTTGCTGTTTACTTTGTTGGCAACTGCATTGATCGTCCCCTATTTCAAACGCTCGTCGCGGGTGAAAGCGACGTTTGTGAATCCGTAA
- the ydgT gene encoding transcription modulator YdgT: MTAQEYLLKFRKINSLESLEKLYDHLNYTLTDDQDIINMYRAADHRRAELVSGGRLFDLGQVPKSVWHYVQ; the protein is encoded by the coding sequence ATGACAGCTCAGGAATACTTATTAAAATTTCGTAAAATCAATTCACTCGAAAGCCTGGAAAAACTCTACGATCATCTTAATTACACCCTGACGGACGATCAGGATATTATAAATATGTATCGTGCAGCCGATCACCGCCGAGCAGAGCTGGTTTCTGGCGGGCGTTTGTTTGACCTCGGGCAGGTTCCGAAATCGGTCTGGCACTACGTTCAATAA
- the blr gene encoding division septum protein Blr translates to MNRLIELTGWIVLIVSVILLGVASHIDNYQPPEQSTPVQHK, encoded by the coding sequence ATGAATCGTCTTATTGAATTAACAGGTTGGATCGTTCTTATCGTTTCAGTCATTCTTCTTGGCGTGGCGAGTCACATTGACAACTACCAGCCGCCTGAACAGAGTACCCCGGTACAACACAAGTAA
- a CDS encoding oxidoreductase → MSDNIRVGLIGYGYASKTFHAPLIAGTPGLELAVISSSDETKVKADWPTVTVVSEPKHLFNDPNIDLIVIPTPNDTHFPLAKAALEAGKHVVVDKPFTVTLSQARELDALAKSLGRVLSVFHNRRWDSDFLTLKGLLAEGLLGEVAYFESHFDRFRPQVRDRWREQGGPGSGIWYDLAPHLLDQAITLFGLPVSMTVDLAQLRPGAQSTDYFHAILSYPQRRVILHGTMLAAAESARYIVHGSRGSYVKYGLDPQEERLKNGERLPQEDWGYDMRDGVLTRVEGEERVEETLLTVPGNYPAYYAAIRDALNGDGENPVPASQAIQVMELIELGIESAKHRATLCLA, encoded by the coding sequence ATGAGCGACAACATCCGTGTTGGGTTGATTGGGTACGGTTATGCGAGCAAAACCTTCCATGCTCCCCTGATTGCGGGCACGCCCGGGCTGGAGCTGGCGGTGATCTCCAGCAGTGACGAAACAAAAGTGAAGGCTGATTGGCCAACAGTTACGGTTGTCTCTGAACCGAAGCATCTCTTTAATGATCCTAATATTGACCTGATTGTCATTCCTACGCCCAACGATACCCATTTTCCGTTAGCAAAAGCGGCACTGGAAGCGGGTAAACATGTGGTTGTTGATAAGCCTTTCACCGTGACACTGTCACAAGCACGGGAGCTGGATGCTCTGGCAAAGAGTCTTGGGCGCGTGTTGTCAGTGTTTCATAACCGTCGCTGGGATAGCGATTTCCTGACGCTAAAAGGTTTGCTCGCGGAAGGCTTGCTGGGGGAAGTGGCTTACTTTGAGTCTCATTTCGACCGCTTCCGTCCACAGGTGCGCGATCGCTGGCGTGAACAGGGCGGCCCCGGTAGCGGTATCTGGTACGATTTAGCGCCGCATTTGCTCGATCAGGCTATTACGCTGTTTGGCTTACCCGTCAGCATGACCGTAGATTTAGCACAGTTACGCCCGGGAGCGCAGTCGACAGATTATTTCCACGCCATTTTGTCCTACCCACAGCGGCGGGTCATTTTACACGGCACTATGTTGGCGGCAGCAGAGTCGGCACGCTATATCGTTCATGGTTCTCGCGGCAGCTACGTTAAGTATGGACTCGATCCACAGGAAGAGCGGCTGAAAAATGGCGAACGTTTGCCGCAGGAAGATTGGGGCTATGATATGCGTGACGGCGTACTTACCCGTGTTGAAGGTGAGGAACGCGTCGAAGAAACACTGCTGACGGTGCCGGGAAATTATCCGGCTTACTACGCTGCTATTCGTGATGCGTTGAATGGTGACGGAGAAAATCCGGTGCCGGCAAGTCAGGCGATTCAGGTGATGGAACTCATTGAACTTGGTATCGAATCCGCCAAACATCGCGCGACGCTGTGCCTGGCGTGA
- the add gene encoding adenosine deaminase: protein MIDTTLPLTDIHRHLDGNIRPQTILELGRQYNISLPAQSLETLIPHVQVIANEPDLVSFLSKLDWGVKVLASLDACRRVAFENIEDAARNGLHYVELRFSPGYMAMTHQLPVAGVVEAVIDGVREGCRTFGVQANLIGIMSRTFGEAACQQELEAFLAHRDQITALDLAGDELGFPGSLFLSHFNRARDAGWHITVHAGEAAGSESIWQAIRELGAERIGHGVKAIEDRALMDFLAEQQIGIESCLTSNIQTSTVASLVAHPLKTFLEHGICASINTDDPGVQGVDIIHEYTVAAPAAGLSREQIHQAQINGLEMAFLSADEKRALREKVTAK from the coding sequence ATGATTGATACCACCCTGCCATTAACTGATATCCATCGCCACCTTGATGGCAACATTCGTCCCCAGACCATCCTTGAACTTGGCCGCCAGTATAATATTTCACTTCCTGCACAATCGCTGGAAACGCTGATCCCCCACGTTCAGGTCATCGCCAACGAACCCGATCTGGTCAGCTTCCTGAGCAAACTTGACTGGGGCGTTAAAGTTCTCGCTTCTCTTGATGCCTGCCGTCGCGTGGCATTTGAAAATATTGAAGATGCCGCTCGAAACGGCCTGCACTATGTCGAACTACGTTTTTCGCCAGGCTACATGGCGATGACGCATCAGTTGCCTGTTGCGGGCGTGGTCGAAGCCGTCATTGATGGCGTGCGTGAAGGTTGCCGCACTTTTGGTGTGCAGGCGAATCTTATCGGCATTATGAGTCGAACCTTTGGCGAAGCCGCCTGCCAGCAAGAACTGGAGGCATTTTTAGCCCACCGTGACCAGATTACCGCGCTGGATTTAGCCGGTGATGAACTTGGTTTCCCGGGGAGTCTGTTCCTTTCTCACTTCAATCGCGCACGTGATGCGGGTTGGCATATTACTGTTCATGCAGGTGAAGCTGCTGGCTCGGAAAGCATCTGGCAGGCTATTCGTGAACTGGGGGCGGAACGTATTGGACATGGCGTAAAAGCCATTGAAGATCGGGCGCTGATGGATTTTCTTGCCGAACAGCAAATTGGTATTGAATCCTGTCTGACCTCAAATATTCAGACCAGTACCGTAGCCTCTCTGGTGGCACATCCACTGAAAACATTCCTTGAGCATGGTATTTGCGCCAGCATTAACACTGATGATCCGGGGGTTCAGGGCGTAGATATCATTCACGAATATACCGTCGCCGCACCCGCTGCGGGTTTATCTCGCGAGCAAATTCACCAGGCGCAGATTAACGGTCTGGAAATGGCGTTTTTGAGCGCCGATGAGAAACGTGCTCTGAGAGAAAAAGTGACTGCGAAGTAA
- a CDS encoding MalY/PatB family protein translates to MFDFSKVVDRHGTWCTQWDYVADRFGSADLLPFTISDMDFATAPCIIEALNQRLMHGVFGYSRWKNDEFLAAIAHWFSTQHNTAIDTQSVVYGPSVIYMVSELIRQWSAVGEGVMIHTPAYDAFYKAIEGNQRTVMPVALEKREDGWFCNMAKLEAVLAKPECKIMLLCSPQNPTGKVWTCDELEIMADLCERYGVRVISDEIHMDMVWDEQPHIPWSNVARGDWALLTSGSKSFNIPALTGAYGIIENSESRETYLSALKGRDGLSSPSVLALTAHIAAYQQGAAWLDALRVYLKDNLRYIANTMNAAFPELNWQPPQSTYLAWLDLRPLNIDDNALKKVLIEQEKVAIMPGYTYGEEGRGFVRLNAGCPRSKLEKGVAGLINAIRTVR, encoded by the coding sequence ATGTTCGATTTTTCAAAGGTCGTGGATCGTCATGGAACATGGTGTACACAATGGGACTATGTCGCTGACCGTTTCGGCTCTGCGGATCTGCTGCCGTTCACGATTTCAGACATGGATTTTGCCACCGCACCCTGCATTATCGAGGCGCTGAATCAGCGCCTGATGCACGGTGTGTTTGGCTACAGCCGCTGGAAAAACGATGAGTTTCTCGCGGCAATTGCCCACTGGTTTTCCACCCAACATAACACCGCCATTGATACGCAGTCGGTGGTTTATGGCCCTTCTGTTATCTATATGGTGTCGGAATTGATTCGCCAGTGGTCTGCCGTCGGTGAAGGCGTGATGATCCATACCCCCGCTTACGACGCATTTTACAAAGCCATTGAAGGTAATCAGCGCACCGTGATGCCCGTTGCTTTAGAGAAGCGGGAGGACGGTTGGTTTTGCAATATGGCAAAACTGGAAGCTGTACTGGCGAAACCAGAATGTAAAATTATGCTCCTGTGTAGCCCGCAGAACCCCACGGGTAAAGTCTGGACTTGCGATGAACTGGAGATAATGGCAGACCTTTGCGAACGCTATGGTGTACGCGTTATCTCCGATGAAATCCATATGGATATGGTATGGGATGAGCAACCACATATTCCCTGGAGCAACGTGGCGCGCGGAGACTGGGCGCTGCTGACCTCTGGTTCGAAAAGTTTCAATATTCCTGCCCTGACCGGAGCTTACGGTATCATTGAAAACAGCGAGAGCCGCGAGACGTATTTATCAGCACTGAAAGGTCGTGATGGGCTTTCCTCCCCTTCTGTACTGGCATTAACAGCACATATCGCCGCCTATCAGCAAGGCGCAGCGTGGCTGGATGCCTTACGTGTCTATCTGAAAGACAATCTGAGGTATATCGCCAATACAATGAACGCCGCGTTCCCGGAACTCAACTGGCAGCCCCCACAATCCACTTATCTCGCCTGGCTTGATTTACGGCCTCTGAACATTGATGACAATGCACTGAAAAAAGTCCTGATTGAGCAAGAAAAAGTGGCGATCATGCCGGGATATACCTACGGCGAAGAAGGCCGTGGCTTTGTTCGTCTCAATGCCGGATGCCCTCGTTCGAAACTGGAAAAAGGTGTCGCCGGATTAATTAACGCCATCCGCACTGTACGTTGA
- the malX gene encoding PTS maltose transporter subunit IICB has product MTAKAAPKVTLWEFFQQLGKTFMLPVALLSFCGIMLGIGSSLSSHDVITLIPALGNPVLQAIFTWMSKVGSFAFSFLPVMFCIAIPLGLARENKGVAAFAGFVGYAVMNLAVNFWLTNKGILPTTDAAVLKANNIQSILGIQSIDTGILGAVIAGIIVWMLHERFHNIRLPDALAFFGGTRFVPIISSLVMGLVGLVIPLVWPIFAMGISGLGHMINSAGDFGPMLFGTGERLLLPFGLHHILVALIRFTDAGGTQEVCGQTVSGALTIFQAQLSCPTTHGFSESATRFLSQGKMPAFLGGLPGAALAMYHCARPENRHKIKGLLISGLIACVVGGTTEPLEFLFLFVAPVLYVIHALLTGLGFTVMSVLGVTIGNTDGNIIDFVVFGILHGLSTKWYMVPVVAAIWFVVYYVIFRFAITRFNLKTPGRDSEIASSIEKAVVGTPGKSGYNVPAILEALGGADNIVSLDNCITRLRLSVKDMSLVNVQALKDNRAIGVVQLNQHNLQVVIGPQVQSVKDEMAGLMRTVQA; this is encoded by the coding sequence ATGACGGCGAAAGCAGCACCGAAAGTCACGCTGTGGGAATTCTTCCAGCAGTTAGGCAAAACCTTTATGTTACCCGTGGCGTTATTGTCGTTCTGCGGCATTATGCTCGGAATTGGCAGTTCCCTTAGCAGCCACGATGTCATCACCCTAATCCCGGCATTGGGTAACCCCGTGTTGCAGGCCATCTTTACCTGGATGAGTAAGGTTGGCTCGTTTGCTTTTAGCTTTCTGCCAGTGATGTTCTGTATTGCGATCCCACTCGGGCTGGCGCGTGAAAACAAAGGTGTTGCAGCATTCGCGGGTTTTGTCGGTTACGCGGTCATGAACCTTGCGGTTAACTTCTGGTTGACCAATAAAGGCATTCTACCAACCACCGATGCAGCCGTTCTGAAAGCCAATAATATCCAGAGTATTCTTGGGATCCAGTCGATCGACACCGGGATCCTCGGTGCAGTGATCGCCGGTATCATTGTCTGGATGCTGCATGAGCGTTTCCATAATATCCGCCTGCCAGATGCGCTGGCGTTCTTCGGCGGCACCCGCTTCGTGCCCATTATCTCCTCACTGGTGATGGGACTTGTCGGTCTGGTAATTCCGTTAGTCTGGCCGATATTTGCTATGGGCATTAGTGGATTAGGTCATATGATCAATAGCGCAGGCGATTTCGGACCGATGCTGTTTGGTACTGGCGAACGTCTGCTGTTGCCGTTTGGTCTGCATCACATTCTGGTGGCATTAATTCGCTTTACTGATGCGGGCGGCACGCAGGAAGTCTGCGGTCAAACCGTAAGCGGCGCGCTGACTATCTTCCAGGCGCAATTAAGCTGCCCGACCACACACGGTTTCTCTGAAAGCGCTACGCGTTTCCTCTCCCAGGGAAAAATGCCTGCCTTCCTCGGCGGCCTGCCTGGTGCGGCATTAGCCATGTATCACTGCGCACGCCCGGAAAATCGCCATAAAATTAAAGGGCTGCTGATTTCTGGCCTGATCGCCTGTGTCGTTGGCGGCACCACAGAACCGCTGGAGTTCCTGTTCCTGTTCGTTGCGCCAGTCCTGTATGTCATCCACGCACTGTTAACCGGCCTCGGCTTCACTGTCATGTCCGTTCTCGGTGTCACCATCGGTAATACCGACGGTAATATCATCGACTTTGTGGTATTCGGTATTTTGCATGGTCTGTCGACTAAGTGGTACATGGTGCCAGTGGTGGCGGCAATTTGGTTTGTTGTTTACTACGTCATCTTCCGTTTCGCTATCACCCGCTTCAATCTGAAAACACCGGGGCGCGACAGTGAAATCGCCAGCTCAATCGAAAAAGCCGTTGTCGGTACGCCGGGTAAATCAGGTTACAACGTTCCGGCAATCCTCGAAGCCCTGGGTGGTGCCGACAATATTGTCAGCCTTGATAACTGTATTACTCGCCTGCGTTTGTCTGTGAAAGATATGTCGCTTGTGAATGTGCAGGCGCTGAAGGACAATCGGGCAATTGGCGTAGTTCAATTGAATCAACATAACCTGCAGGTTGTTATTGGGCCGCAAGTTCAATCGGTAAAAGATGAAATGGCCGGTTTGATGCGCACTGTTCAGGCATAA
- the malI gene encoding mal regulon transcriptional regulator MalI, producing the protein MATAKKITIHDVALAAGVSVSTVSLVLSGKGRISAATGERVNAAIEELGFVRNRQASALRGGQSGVIGLIVRDLSSPFYAELTAGLTEVLEAQGRMVFLLHGGKDGEQLAQRFSLLLNQGVDGVVIAGAAGSSDDLRRMAEEKDIPVIFASRASYLEDVDTVRPDNMQAAQLLTEHLIRNGHQRIAWLGGQSSSLTRAERVGGYCATLLKFGLPFHSDWVLECSSSQKLAAEAITALLRHNPTISAVVCYNETIAMGAWFGLLKAGRQSGESGVDRYFEQQVSLAAFTDVTQTALDDFPIVWACTPARELGFTLADRMMQKISHEENHSRNLIIPARLITAK; encoded by the coding sequence ATGGCTACCGCCAAAAAAATCACCATTCATGATGTTGCGCTGGCTGCGGGCGTGTCAGTCAGTACCGTTTCGCTGGTGCTTAGTGGCAAAGGGCGAATATCTGCCGCCACGGGAGAACGGGTTAACGCGGCCATTGAAGAGTTAGGCTTTGTGCGAAATCGCCAGGCATCTGCGCTGCGCGGCGGGCAGAGTGGCGTAATTGGCTTAATTGTGCGCGACTTATCTTCGCCGTTTTACGCTGAATTAACGGCCGGGCTGACAGAGGTACTGGAAGCACAGGGGCGGATGGTTTTTTTGCTCCACGGCGGTAAAGATGGCGAGCAACTGGCCCAGCGATTTTCACTGCTACTGAATCAGGGTGTCGATGGTGTGGTGATTGCCGGTGCGGCAGGAAGCAGTGATGACCTGCGGCGCATGGCAGAAGAAAAAGACATCCCGGTGATTTTTGCATCTCGTGCCAGCTATCTTGAAGATGTGGATACTGTTCGCCCGGATAACATGCAGGCAGCGCAGTTATTGACGGAACACCTTATTCGCAATGGGCATCAGCGTATCGCCTGGCTGGGAGGGCAAAGTTCCTCTTTAACCCGCGCGGAACGAGTGGGTGGATATTGCGCAACACTATTAAAATTTGGTCTGCCGTTTCACAGCGATTGGGTACTGGAATGTTCTTCCAGCCAGAAGCTGGCTGCGGAAGCTATAACGGCGCTTTTGCGCCATAACCCGACCATCAGCGCGGTGGTGTGCTACAACGAAACCATTGCGATGGGCGCGTGGTTTGGTTTACTGAAAGCAGGGCGGCAAAGCGGCGAAAGCGGGGTCGATCGTTATTTTGAGCAACAGGTTTCATTAGCGGCATTTACTGATGTAACGCAAACTGCTCTTGATGATTTTCCGATTGTCTGGGCCTGCACACCTGCGCGGGAACTGGGCTTTACGCTTGCCGATCGCATGATGCAAAAAATCAGTCACGAAGAGAATCACTCTCGAAATCTGATTATCCCCGCGCGGCTCATTACGGCGAAATAA